The genomic stretch taaaaatcttgattaaaaaataacattatacATACTGGGGAAAGCTACAAGAGAATATGTGAAGCAAAAAGAGATTTACCTTTAGTAAGTATTCCCACAGATACGATCTCCCCAGGGGGAGAGCCATGATACCAGTATCTCAGTACAGTGGCTACCGCATGAGCAGGTAACATTCCTACACAATGACAGACCCGGGAACTCAGTGAACTCTGTGCAGATACAAATTCTGAATGGATCCATTTGCtaccaacaaaaaaagagaaaaaaaaaaaaggaagaaaaaactaaGATGACTGCAGGAAGAGTAATTTTCTAGAGGAAAAAGAACTAAacctgcaggaagaaaatagtTGAAACTTACTCAAACTTAACTGCTGAAGGCAAAGCActtaaagacaggaaaaataggGTCTAACAAAAAGTGTCTCAAACGGTAACAACAAGCACTACTTATCTATGAAAAGTAGGTCATTTACGCAAGTCATAACCCcttatcattgttattatttatatgTATTACTGTCTTATGTAAGAACACAGCCATGAACCATAATCCCCCTGTGCTAGGCACAGTACAAGTATAGAACAAAAGAAATGCCCACTGTCCAGTAAATGCTAGGTTTAGACCGGGGTGGGGAGCTCCATACAGCCAGGCCTGAGTGCATGTCACATCTGCGGCTCTCTCACCCCACCCGTCCTTTCTCTGCTACTTCTCTTTCCACAACAAGCTATCTAGCTGCCTTTTTACATATGTTAACAAATAAATTGTCTATTTTGGGAAACTGACAACATTAGTGCTATCAGGCTGTATGTTCCAGGGAATTCAGGTACGTCAAGATGCAGGTGTATGTTTAGTATTATTTCAAAGTTTATTCATGCATATTAGACATCTCAGTCACTATCTGGACTTTCATTACTTCTTATAGGCTGCTCATGATATGatagaaaagaaacacactTAATACGTAGGAAAATCTAGTTATAAACAAAGTTGGTAGGAGAGTCAGGACTATGTATAGCACCAGGAACTACTCAACTTCTTTTGCAGACTGAGTACTTCAACTTGAGTTTTCCCTTATGTACAGTGCTACTCACTAAAGACaaatcttgaaaacaaaaacctttctTGATGTTTATTACACAGGTCAGACAAACATGGATTAAAAGCAGTTATTtagttttacttaaaaaaacccaaatctgcACTGTACCTATCATAAATCATATTCAACAAAGGACGTGGAAAATTAGCTGGGCCCCAAATAGCAGAGTCATATCCATAAAGTTTTGCATGTGACAAATCGATGTAGTTATAGCCAGTAATATTGCCCCAAACAATAATGTCTTTAACTCctgtaacagagaaaaatacacagatTAATGAAGAGACAGACAAATACTTTCACAATGtaggctggactagatgaccttcagAAGTCCCTTTCAAGATGAATTATTCTTCAATTCAGTGTCCTGCCTTGATAGCAGAAATGATTTGATCTGAAAAATGCAACAAGGTTCTCCATAACTTAATGAAACCTCATCACAAGCTGAAAAAGGAACTTTAATTTATATCATGTTATTGTACATAATAGACAAAACCTAGTAAACACTTAGCtgttaaaaactgaaacaaatcaTATTGCAAACATACAGCaatgttccttttaaaatgctgtacaTGCAAATATAGAATGCCTAACAgtaaaaaatcattaaaaaaaaaaaaatcttcctgctTTGGTGCAAAAGGAATTTCTCAAATAACCTGCTGATAGGTTATTCAGCCTATTAACttacttttctattttattagGCTCCAAAATATCTAGACTTGTCATTGATGACCAGTTCCTACCCCTGCAACATTGAAAGAATCCTGATGCCAAGCAGGCTGTTGGGAGCACACCTTTGCTATGCAGTGCAGAACCATGCAAATATAACCAAGCTATAACAATTGACCTGAGAAAGCAAGTTAATTAACCCAGAAATACTACAACACAGTTCTACTATAGTCTCATTATCTGCACAGCAGTACGTTGTCAAGTTTATTCACAGCTATTTTGTGTGTCTCCAAAACAACAACGCACTGCAGAGTGCAAATGCAATCTTGAAGTCCTACTTCCTGATCTGCAACACAGCTCAGTCCTCCTTAGTGTATTTCCAGCATGAAGTACACAGCAGAACGGCAGGGCTGCATTCGAGAGTTAGCAAAAGAATTGACATTCATGGGATCAGGCACAGATCCAGAGAGCACAGAGAATGGTAGCACCTGCTAGTCACACCCTGGTATTCTGTACAGCCATGCAATTCAGTGGGTGCACTGCTGTGCCTGCATTTCTGCACGCACATCAACAGTGTTCTGCAGTGAAATATGTACTCTCAAAGGTGTCCATCCACTGAATTCCCCAAATGCTACCAGAACACACAATATTCACCTGCTGCATTCATATTCAGCTTCCTGGCCAGCATGGCTTTAGCTGCAGTTTCCCAGGGTGTCGCAACAGCAATGACATTTTCGGGCTTAATGGACTGGCCATATGTCATAATCATCATCGCTTTAAGGTTTACAAAGGTTTTTCCCGATGAAATTACTCTGACACCACTCTTGGCATTCTTCTCAATCAGGGGAGCATACACTTGACAGATCTCACTGACTTCTCTGATGTAGTTCTCAAGGGATTGGACTTCACGGTTTAAGAGGACATCATCAAGAACAATGATAATATCGGCTTGAATAAAAGCCTCATCTATTTCAGTGTGCTCTGAAATACTGTGGAGGAGGGGCAATGCCATGTCTTCAGCTTCCATTACAATACCACAAAGAACATCCTTAAACTGGTCAGTGTCAAGCAAATGGATACTGATTTCTGTGGTCATCCCAAACACTTCTCCACTGGCCAACAGAGGGATCAGCTGATAACAGATTGAAGCTGATGCACTGATAAGAGAAGGATATAGAAAAATTACAGTTAACCACTAACCACTGCATGTTTGGAAGTATTATATAAATAAACACAGAtatctttcttttgtatttggCAATGTTTAAATAGACCATTAGCTCGGATCCTTTATTgctctttctgtcattttaacaggtcaaaaattaaaacagttggGTCCTCCTTTCATTTGAAGGTTTTTCCATCCTATACATTTCAGGAGATACTGTCACTTAAAAATTGGTGTATTTAAAGAACCACAGTTTTTTTGAAGTGCTCTGTTAGGACTACCACAAATACAGATATTTCTAAAACCAGAACTGCAAGAGACTCTTTAGGTATTTAGATATTTCCAAAACCACCTAATGCAAGATAGTTGTGCTACAAAATTCCTAGCTTATTTTGTAAATACTTGCTTTTCCCCAAGGTGGTCTGGGGTCTTAATGTTGCCTGTTCACATCCCTCACTTAAAACTGgtgcaaaatgtaacaaaagcagaaataatttctaaattataTACTGAATGCTTATAGTGAGGGGCGCAGAACTTAATTCAAATCAGCAAACTACAGGGATTCGTGTATAACTTCAGATGGTTACACCTGTTATATGcaataggaaaaaatgcaattcttCTGAGGCTGAGTGAAACTTCATAGATATTCTTTTCACTCTCACCTGGTGATCCAGATCTGCAAAGGCTTGATAAGACTTTtaatctcttcctcctctttttcaaTTTCAATATGCGCCTTCAGGTTCTCCTCAGCAATGTCTAACATTTCCTCACTCAGCATCACTGAGGTGATGCCATAATAGCGCTAAGAACAAAAAGGGTGATCTCTAATCAAATGACAACCCAAACACGGCAAGGTAGCATTAGAAAGGATAGctatattttacatttgtagGAGGAATAAAGAACAACAATGTtataagaaaatgtaaaatataggTTTACAGTATTAAAGGCAGCTCATTACCTGAGCATATTCCAGAAAATCATTAACTCCTCCCAGAAGCAGACCCTTGCTTCCACGGTCCAACAGTTCTCTCCAAATGATAGGAGACCGTCTGTGTTCCCATCCGTTCATTTCACAAATGTCATGAAGCCACTGCTAATGTAAACATCCGTGCCAAAAAGTTTTAATACTTTTTCAGATTTGATAACAGTTAAATGTTACAGCTATAAACATTCTTATTATTTCCTCTCAATACATAATTACAAGGTGCTTCACAACTTACGTAC from Pelecanus crispus isolate bPelCri1 chromosome 5, bPelCri1.pri, whole genome shotgun sequence encodes the following:
- the MDH1B gene encoding putative malate dehydrogenase 1B; translated protein: MAKLVLAGKANCPDYAKAELLADYLQANLPDFRVHKIAQHPDKWEQWLHDICEMNGWEHRRSPIIWRELLDRGSKGLLLGGVNDFLEYAQRYYGITSVMLSEEMLDIAEENLKAHIEIEKEEEEIKSLIKPLQIWITSASASICYQLIPLLASGEVFGMTTEISIHLLDTDQFKDVLCGIVMEAEDMALPLLHSISEHTEIDEAFIQADIIIVLDDVLLNREVQSLENYIREVSEICQVYAPLIEKNAKSGVRVISSGKTFVNLKAMMIMTYGQSIKPENVIAVATPWETAAKAMLARKLNMNAAGVKDIIVWGNITGYNYIDLSHAKLYGYDSAIWGPANFPRPLLNMIYDSKWIHSEFVSAQSSLSSRVCHCVGMLPAHAVATVLRYWYHGSPPGEIVSVGILTKGQFCVPEGIVFSMPVRFQNGNWEVMTELEINETTQEVLGRLAHELIQEKLVALKEIKEMHPYGADKNTSEKYLHPGTCCEQHSFKSKIFRTVS